From the Haliaeetus albicilla chromosome 6, bHalAlb1.1, whole genome shotgun sequence genome, the window TCATAATTGCCCTATAGATGTTTCTCTCAGTTAAGGACAATGATCCTAACACACCATCAATCTAAATCACTGCCTCTCTAACCAAGTGAGGAGCTCTGCACTGATTCAAACCAGCCAGCATCTCAGCCCAGGaatcaaatatttaaagaattctttctatttatttcataGTTGTTCATCATTTTCTTGGAAAGCCACATTTCCAATAAAATCACAGTATCAGAAATGAACTTGCCACTACATTCACCTCTTACAGCAGAGAGTACAATTCTGTTTTGAGAGCATTAACCAGAGACACAAGATTACATACACTATAGGAACACTGTAGAtgaaaaaagagtaaaaaaggCTCCATACACATTTCTAACAAATTACTGGACATATTAATTGCTAATATATAAGCTGGATGTAGAAGTTAAAGTCTGAATTAACTATCTAAAATGATATTTTCTAGAAGGATTATCAACAGGAaaattacatattaaaaaaaaagtgtaatttaaGTTCTTTAAATCATCTGCTCTTATCCAAATGTTCACTTAATAAGTACAaatcaaaagacaaaataatgaTTGCAATGTTTACAAGAACATTAACAAGACAAAATAGTTACACATGCAGATAGagtgagaaaattattttgctgacaCTCATTTAGATAATCTAAACAATATTCCCATgaaagatttaattaaaaagtaaataaaaccaataagttttcttttactattaatgaaaataaattacttgtCATAAAGTATCAGTGAGTGAACCACAGGCTCTTTCCTTCTACTTATGACTGCACAAATCCTGAAGCAAAACCATacataacaaaagaaaatatataaatcaaGTGAATGTAACTAAGCAGCAATGTGACCCTCTTTTGTAGCTAAAGGAGTATCACTTTGCTTTTCTACTGCaatactgttgtttttttttaaattttgtaacATCTTTCTGCTGAGTTCCTCATATGTGAGCTGCTGGAGTATGAATGGAAACAGCACTGCTCCACTGACTCTTGGTGAGTTTACCCTTTCTGTATGAAATAGACtcacatttgaaaataattacttgTCTCCTTCATATTGGTTGAAATCAGTGACCTTGGCAGTGGATGGAAGTCACAGTTGGTTGATCTAGTCTTTTCCACTGGCTGGACACAGGAGGGAGTTTCATATCACAAAATGCTCAGCTGTTCCCAATGCTGTGGACTGTCAGAGTAAAACAAAGGCTAAAGGCGTTGCTAGCAACAGGAACATAAAGGTTTATAGCAGCTTCAAATTTCTCTACGAGCCactctcaaaaaaaccccaaatacattaaaagtcAATTTAGGTATCTCAGATATTTTTGACTcattctatttcttttattaaaaaaaatctgctatgAAAGTCTAGAGATAGTTCTGCCTAAGTGAATACTTACTTATTTAAATAATCCTGGTAAATCTTGTACATATGAAACAAACAACATACATTTCTTGACTGATTCAATATACAATTTAAGTTTAAATAGCTCTTTTTTCTTGTGGAATGACAATTAATTTTCTAAACagagttttgtttaaaaaaaaccaaaacaacagaaaggtAAATAAGCACATTcatctgttctattaaattctTAAGAGAACAAGTCACAATGAATCACTGACTCTTTTTTGTACTTTTGGATGGTCTGTACACTCACTTCAAGttccctgaaaaaaatgcttttttaattttaatagactagaacaggaaaaactttttttctttttaatctgtaaATTGATTATGAATATCTTATTGGCTGTATTTGTGATCTGAtgtttaaaattcatatttaatTATTGTTAGTCACAGGAATTATTAGAACATTAACTCTCATTTATCTTGAAAGTCGCAGTAGCTAGTTCTGGGGCTTCAAGATTTGCAAACATATCTAAATGCTCACCCcctactgaagtcaatgggtACATAAGATTACCACATACTTGACAGCGTAGAGGAGAGTGAAGAGAAACAGGCTGCCTAGAGGTCCCATGTGttagagagagaaaggaatgaGATGGTCTTGTGTAGACCTCCTAAATGCCAAAAACTAGGACTATATTTATAGGTATCTAAGTAAAGATCTGCTGTACAAGAATCTCAAACTCTTCATGCTTTCAAAAACTAACCTACTTCTGGCCATTAACACAGAGCTTTTAACTTCTCCTACCCAGAACCTTTCAATGCTTTCTAAACCAAATTCCTAGCTCATGACCACAGTCCATCTCATGACCTCGTGCTATTTTCAATCcacttttctcctccttgcctCAAATCTCTAACTTAAATCCCGTCAGATTTTCTGAATCCCCTCTGGCTGTTGTCACCCTCTGCAAGCATCCTACAGGTTGCTTTGTCTGTTTGAGACGTCTCCTTGAACTTCTCTGAAGACACACACTCTCACTGTTTTTAGGTGAAGTTCAGATGTAGGTGGCACTCACCAAAAATCTGTTCCCACTGGTCTTATGAATATGAATGAGACTGAGTAGTTACTGAAGATGTTacatcttttcttcccccccctttttttttgcattctttctCTACCATTAGACCAACATTAAATTTATTTAGATACACGGATTAAAGTTACATTCAGTATTTTTGTTCATACAAAGTAATTGTGAACTTCACATCTGTGGTCATATTTCTGAAGTGTGAATTAGATTATTGCCAGATGATCTCCTTGCACTAGATGCTCTTACTATTAGCTTCAtaaattctatttatttctcCAGTGGACCAAGTAGTGTTTGTCCCATGGAAAGTGTGTTACGGCTGTGGGCAACTCGCTAGGCTGCTGGCTAGACCTTCAAGGTTATGCTAACTGGACAGGACGTGGCAGACTACTGGACAAGCATGAGAAATTGCTATACTTGACAGGTAACAGTGTGAGAATCTGACAGAAGTTACAGACACTGCCAGGAAGGATGGTTGGATTTCATAGGTGGTTACACAGGTTGTTGTGATCCGGTCTGTGCCAGGCTTCGCAGACACTTAGAGGGCAGTCTTGAGAATGTTTAGGGGACTAAAACCTTGCAAGGGCAACAGTGCTTAAATATCATCTCTACCTTATAAGGCTGAGATTGGGGTACAGGTGTAGTAAAACTAGAACCATGGGGGAAAATATAGTTGGGCAGGTTGTCTGGGAGGACACTGGGGTGGAGAAAGGGAAGTACAAGAGTACCAAAAAGAAGAgttggaaaacaggaaaatggaTGTTACACAAATGACATAAGCAGGGATGTACTTGCTAGGAAGCCCAGCATGTGGTCAGCACAGCCAGTGCAGAACAATAAAGCAAACCCATTGTTCTGACCATAACACAAAAATCAAATCTGCTTTGTCCATCAGGAGGAAGTGAGCAAGGGACCACCTGGATGGAAGAAGGTTCAAGCACTCTGGAACCATCACACCAGCCACCCCTAACAAAGTGTATTGGATTTGTTAATCTCAATGGTCTGGACCAGAGCTGTTGTCTCCACTACatgcagaaaatacaaatatggGTACATATATTGGATTGTCTATGAAGAGTATATACAATCTTTGTtcacattttctgtaatttctgtgCCAAGACTCTAATATCTGTGTTTGGGTAGCATGCATTCCAACTGCATTCTATACCCCATGTGAAATATGGCACTTTAGGTGTGAATAACTTGTCTGCAGGCATAACTCCTTGCCATATAAAGATTACGCAGTTAAGTAACCCTTAACTTGTAGCTTATCAGCACATACATTGGGAATTGGATGAATTCAAtgtaaattaaagcaaaaacataTAGGCAAATACTTTAGAAATACCCTGCATCTCTAATGTTTATTTAGAAGTTAAAGAAGGCTTCCTAAGAATAAGCTTTTAATTCTGATGTCCTGGCTAAATTTCAGGTCAGGTAATTACACTCTGCCTGCTTCATTTTCCcttgcatttttaattagatTCAGCATTCTTCTGATTTTGTCCTAAGCTATTTTACAGTGCGGCTGTGCTCTATTAACTACTGCAGCTTACTATGCCACAAATGTACTGCAGAACTGGctgaaacaatttctttctATATAGCTTGTAATGTAAAAGAGTTTTGAGGCATTCCAGGAAGAATAGCTCTCTATAAACATACAGACACTTATCATGAAATGAATGTAGCAAGCAAAGGTTGGCCAGCCTCTCTGGTCATGATCCAACAAAGCACTTCAACACATGCAGGCTTCTTTTGGCTTCATCTCccatgtgtaattattttgcTAGATTTGTGTTCAAAAAGAGGAAATTCTGTCTGATGTGCAATCAGAAGTACTAGTGAGGGTTCTATACAGTCTTTGACCCTAATCCCTCATTTGGAGCCGATTGCCACAATTTCTGCTCTCTCAGTTCAAGTCATGGTGTTTGCAGCAGCAACCATGCAGCTTTTCAGGGAAAGAGTAAAGTGGGCAATAAAGCAGATTACTGTATGTTCTCAAGGGGAAAAGGATATCATTAACTTTCACCTCACAATTGCCTTTAAGGGGAAATCAAAATATACCTCATCACTGACACAGAAAAATACCATGGTAATCTTCCGTTGTAATAAACTTGTCTTTGCTATACAGGATGCTTTGAGAGCTATATAGCTGATATGCACATCCTTTTTTTCATAGCTGATTTTATTAAATTAGATGCTCAGGCTGATTAATGGAACTTCTACATTACCTTTGCCTTCCTTTTGTAAGCATCAGTTATTAAAACTACCATGGATAATGATATCTTACCACAATGCTTCTGTATTCCTTTTACAATATATACTAGATTAGAATGGCAGACCCAGATCCCTActattgtgtttgttttctcttcatgATGTAGTAAGGGTTGTTAACTGACAACTTACAAGAATTATCAAAATAAGATTATTATTTAGGGAACTGATTACCCCAAAAAACATAAACACAAGAGAAACTTGTTCTCAAAGAGCAGaaactctccttttttaaagaacatgaaGATACTGTTCTCCAAAGGTATTTGAAAGTAATAGTATGGATACAAAGGATACAAAAGCTGGGTAGTCCTCTACAAACATGTTTACCTCCTaccttctctgcagagagaagtagttcacttttaaaacaaagaattcTAGGAAGcctttttgaaattattttataaatactaAAATCTTAATTCTCttaatcaaaaagaaaaatctcattttgatTACAAGCTTAAATTTAGATATAAAGAATGGAAAGATACcattattctttaaatgcaaTACTATAAGTTGTCTGTGTGTGATGGTctttttaagacatttttaagACATTTGACATAAAAGGCAAGTATCTGATGCTGAAAAACTAGAActgactgaaatatttttcaagaatgTCTCTTCAGAGAAATGCACAGATTGGTAACATGAAAACATTTAACAGGTTTGCATTGATTTTGCTTCATTGTTTGCTAGGCAACTGCTTCATTTAGTAGCTCCAATACTGATTGCACagattctggaaaaaaacattgtaaTCAACCTACTTCTGTATCGACGTGATGGGGCATAGAAACCACACAATAGCAGACATGGTGTTAATGGGAGCCAAATGGTTTGATTAGCCCTTGAggtttgtcatggtttaaccccagccagcaactaagcacgaccaaagccattctatcactcccctcctcagctagacagaggagagaaaatataacaaaaggctcatgggttaaggacagggagagatcactcaaccaactaccgtcacaggcaaaacagactcaaattggggaaattagtttcatttattactaatcaaatcagagtagggtaatgagaaataaaaccaaatcttaaaacaccttcccctcacccatctcttcttcccaggcacagcttcactcccagattctctacctacgcccaccagtggtgcagggggaagggggttacggtcagtccatcacacgttgtctctgccgctccttcctcttcagaggaggaggactcctcacactcttcccctgctccagtgtggcgtccctcccatgggagggagTGCCTCACAAACTTCTCTGATGTGAGtctttcccacaggctgcagttcttcatgaactgctccagcatgggtgtcttccacgggctgcagtccttcaggcacagactgctccagcgtgggtcacctgtggggtcacaagtcctgccagaaaacctgctccagcgtggggtcctttctccatggggccacaggtcctgccaggagccagcagcgtgggcttcccatgaggtcacagcctccttcaagcatccacctgctccggcatggggtcctctatgggctgcaggtggagatctgctccactgtggaccgccctgggctgcagaaggatagcctgcctcaccatggtcttccccacagactgcaggggaatctctgctcagGCGCCTGGAGcacttcctccccctccttcttcattgaccttggtgtctgcagggttgtttctctcacatgttctcactcctctctctggctgcagtttctgttgcatAGGGGttgttttcccccttcttaaatctgttcttccacaggtgctaccaccgtcgctgatgggctcggcctcGGCCAGTGatgggtccatcttggagccggctggcattggctctgtgggacataggggaagcttttagcagcttctcacagaagccacccctgtagcccccccgctaccaaaaccttgacACACAAACTAATACAAGGCTGAACCTAGATATGGACAAACAATTGAATTAGGCGTTAGAACATGCAGTTTCCTATGAAGCACAATGGGACTACTCTTGAGAGAAGTACTAGCTCCTGAAAAAAGGTGTGAGAAAAGAAACTACCTTTGAATCACTGTTTCATAGTAAATATATGgctacattaaaagaaaatattcagttgATTTTGacattttgcttatttttttttcctactaaaaGACATCATGACAAGCTTCTGGTCTCATAATTTAAAGGAGAGGAACTAAAAATTACTCTAAATACAGGAATCACATCAGTAAAATAATCTATGAGAAAGCACCAGACAGTGTTAATATATACTACCTACTTGTACTATCTGTAATATTCTTATGCACTTCCATACAATTTTGAAAGGTGAGCTTACGCAGCTGTCTGTAGGAGAAAGTATACCTATTGTGTAACCACATTttaattacactttttttctttaatcaacTTGCAACTGTACTTCGTATTATTCTAACAGCATGTATTTGtgagaagaaacagagaaagttgcttctgaaatgaaaggaaCGAAatttcagcaattaaaaaagtCACTGCAAACCCTTAAGACACTTATGAAATCTTGGGTAAGAGAAATTCATCCTAGTGTATATGCTGGCGTGCTACATCGACCTACAGGCAATGCTGAGTCTTGTTCTCACATAGCCAATCCATGCACTGTGGAAATGGAAGCTAGAAAACAAGTAGCTTTAGCTTAACCTCCTTTTGGATCAGAGAGACATTAGCAGCTAATTTTTCATCTTGGATATACTGTGATTGCAGTCTTATAGTGATTTTGAAATTAGATAAATGCTTTACGGTTGTcactataaaatatttcttgcacAGTCAGAAAGAATTATATATTTTGTTATCCAGGCTCTCCTCTCACATCACTAAGAGCTagattttgtcattttaagAGAGAAATTTTCCAACTGGATGtcctttaaaaaagtaaaataccaTAAACATGCCAAACATTTCAAATCCTAGAGATTGCACTCCCTTAAGTGCCAAGCAAAAAAAGTCTAGATTTCCAACCTAGTAAACAATGCACCACAGATTAAACAAAAGACAATCCAAACTACTCTAGATATTACTAAGCTAAACCCTGATGTTTTCTGTGCACAGTACTCAATTTAAAAAGGTGTAGTAAGTATTTACATAAATATCATAATTGAGACTTTTAACTCTATTTCAACACCATAAAGTGCTCCTAATGTTATCTTAAACCAGCCCTATTAAGACTTCCTATTTCCTTGTTAGTAATACTCTAGCCAGTATTGtgtcaatatttttttattcttttgtcaATAGATCTCAGCCCAGGAGAACAAAAAAACAGCATGATGGtgaaaacaaaggtaaaaattgTAAGTTTTTAGTCTGTTTTGCCTTATTTGAAGGCTTGTGTCCAGGTGTTGGGTTCGGCATccggaagatctcgcgatgttACGGAAAGACGGAGGGTTAGTAGCAGCcttatgacgtatctgtaatccccgcctacccttgttagtataaaaggaatcaactgcgcaataaaaggcggaagtgGGCGcccacactgtgtgtgttatctgtctcttcccctggtccgggccgaccagtgatctaatcgtggtaccttgatatgtagcgaaTGCTACATAGTGGTGACCCCaacgtgatcggtcgcacaggcgacgatggaacttgcgaAAGTGATTAAGGTATTGAAGGTGTTagctgatgaggtgggtgcccgcggaacAATTAGGAAGGGCCCCATGGGCGAATGCATCCAGTGGATGTTGCGCCGGGGAGGCATTGGTTCTCCTAGAGAAGTTCtaaaccccccaaaatggggagagattcgggagcttTTGCTCCAATCTGCGCTCGGGGGCGAGCGCAGAGCTGCAGAACAATTACAAACTTGGGGAAAAGTGGAGAGGGTGGTTACGGAAGGACAGAAAGCTGGGGCGTGCTGGTTGGCGGCACgagctgctttgtttgcagATGAGGCGCCGCCTCAGGAACAACGGGAgacagtgcccccagggacagtaAGTCAGACTCAGACGGAGTGGGCGACCGTGGAGAGGGGTTCACAGACCGATCTCTCTCTGATTAAGGGCGGGGACGCGGAAGGTACGGCGGAGACTgaggttttttcctgttgaagCAGCATCAGCGGGGCCAgatgtgccccccccccggaagTTTCTATGGGAAGAATTATGGCGGGTGGTTCGGAGGGACTTAGAGGAATGCCTCTTCgactgggttccaggcaggGATGTTAAGGGACATTTATACCGTaagttgagagagtgggaggaacggccacccgcggaggaAATAATTAGGAGACTGCAGGGGTTGGGGATGGTGGTAGAGGAGGAAATACCCCCCCAGGAGGGAAATCAGGCACCCTTGCTGGGAGAGCGGACTGAGCCTCCTGGGACCGAGCCTCCTGTGCCTGTGCCTCctgtgcctgtgcctgctgagcctgtgcctgctgagccttTGCCAGTGGAGCCTGTACCTGTTGGGCCTTTACCTGAGTCTAAGCCTGCTGCACCATCTACTGTGCCTTTGCTGGAATGGGTTAAACCCTCGTCTGGGTCCTTCCGGAAGTGGCGCGAGGTGCCAGTACAGGGCAATTCTGATAGTTCTGACGAAGAGAAGGTGGATGGTGTAATACGGAGGCCATCGAAATCTGCGCCACAGATTCGGACAGAGGAGGGACCAAACGCTTTGCAGAGAGTACAGGGTCTGTTGCGAAGGCTTGAGGGGGCCATACAGAATGCGGAGCGTATGGTGCCGTTAATGCCCCCCACACAGGGGGCCGGGGATGGCCAGGAAGGGGGCACCCAAAAGGGCACAGACTGGCGACTGGTGGCCAAAGAATGTTGCCTTTCAGGGGTTCAGTTCCAGCCAGACGTTCTCCCTATTCGTgcagcggcgcggggagggTATGAGTGGACACCTTTTGATGTAAAGACCGTTCGGGAACTTGCGAGTACTGTGCAGGCGCATGGAGTGAATTCCGCGCAGGTGCTTACTTTGTTTGAATGTCTGCTTTCAACGTCTGTTGCGCCCTTTGATGTGATACAGCTGATGAGAGGGGTACTGCCCCCATCATTGCTGTTGTTGTTTAAGGAGGAATGGCGAGCTCAGTGCCTTAAGATCATGACCGGTGCTCAGGCTCCTGGTCGCCACCTAGCAGGGGTGACCATAGAACAACTCATGGGGGAGGGGCAGTTTGTGACACCTCAGGTGCAGgcgcaggcacagggcatgcgCGGACGTGACTTTGCGGCAGTTGCGACTACCACTTTGGCCGCATTTAAGTGTGTCGCAGCTATGGACAGAGCAGATCCCCCCTGTGTAAAGATCTGCCAGGGGATTGCCGAGAGGTTTACTGCTTTTTTAGATCAGCTTCAGCTTGCTATACAGGCTGCAAACCCTCCAGAGATGGCTAAGGAAGCAATTGTGGTTGAGTGTGCTAAGGCTCAAGTCAACCCGCAGACCGCAGGGCTTCTCTCTCATCTGCCAGCGGGTTCATCGTTAGGTGAAGTAATACGTCACGTACTGGAAAGagagcagcaacaggaagcgCGTCCGATAGCGGCGGCTTTGGAACAAGTTTTGCAAGCGGGTACAGGCGCTTGTCACCGATGTGGGGGTAGGGGCCATATAGCTAGGAATTGCGCAACCAGACCCGGAGGGTCGACTCAGGAGGTAGGGGCGGGCAACCTCCGTTGTTGGAGATGTGGTAGGCTCGGCCACAGAGCTCGAGACTGCCGTGTACCCGGGGTCCAGCAGGGGGCTCCGGGGTATGCAAAACAACGAGAACCGATGTGGGGAAATGGTatggggggagggatggggtcCGGGCCCTCCCCTTTAAATTTTGTACAGGACCCAGCGACAACAACTCAGGATCAAACGATACTCCCGTGGAACTGACCGCCGAGAAGGAGGGACAGGATCAGGGCAATGTAACAACAGTTCCAATAGTTCCTCCTGTTGCCCAAATAGCATTGATCATGGGCATGAAAACCCGTCCGGAAAGTGTGATCACTTTAGAGGTGGAACCGCCCCTTTCTCCACGAAGCATTAGTCTGCTGGCCCTATTAGATAGGGGACCGGATGTCACTGTGAT encodes:
- the LOC138685757 gene encoding uncharacterized protein, which translates into the protein MVVEEEIPPQEGNQAPLLGERTEPPGTEPPVPPAAPSTVPLLEWVKPSSGSFRKWREVPVQGNSDSSDEEKVDGVIRRPSKSAPQIRTEEGPNALQRVQGLLRRLEGAIQNAERMVPLMPPTQGAGDGQEGGTQKGTDWRLVAKECCLSGVQFQPDVLPIRAAARGGYEWTPFDVKTVRELASTVQAHGVNSAQVLTLFECLLSTSVAPFDVIQLMRGVLPPSLLLLFKEEWRAQCLKIMTGAQAPGRHLAGVTIEQLMGEGQFVTPQVQAQAQGMRGRDFAAVATTTLAAFKCVAAMDRADPPCVKICQGIAERFTAFLDQLQLAIQAANPPEMAKEAIVVECAKAQVNPQTAGLLSHLPAGSSLGEVIRHVLEREQQQEARPIAAALEQVLQAGPSDNNSGSNDTPVELTAEKEGQDQGNVTTVPIVPPVAQIALIMGMKTRPESVITLEVEPPLSPRSISLLALLDRGPDVTVILVHVWPPGWPTIIQGQLIGVGGRKSRGKVKPW